The following are encoded together in the Cyanobacterium aponinum PCC 10605 genome:
- a CDS encoding DUF3179 domain-containing (seleno)protein — translation MSYLKPLAKTEVSDQAQEILTEIENQFGMIPNLFKTYAYYPPLLKANWQKFRATMEGGTLSPKLKQTIAVLISLDNSTEYCVCAHSRALLNMGISEEELKNIRHLIEVLIMRKIITMTLGSLTFSGFILFGLIYQAGGVENFKLRYFALTGIFQDQTKELADIRSQNLNPAKNTRIELSQLLNGGPPKDGIPSIDNPVFDTSQTTPFPQNELVIGVVVNGEAKAYPLGIMNWHEIVNDTVGGTNLTITYCPLCDTIVAFERGNTTFGVSGKLYQSCLVMFDRSDDTLYSQPWALGVVGKNVNTSLNRVAAVKTTLGDWLEKYPDSKILATKTGHNRDYFRYPYGSYDTDTKLIFPVRNQEQLQLHPKAIVSYIWEENQKTPHNSFSGISQQFPHEELKKLGEKTVKFGDRTVKARWDTELNTVIVEELDGKIIPSSTAFAFVYPSFFDIF, via the coding sequence ATGTCTTATTTAAAACCCTTAGCAAAAACTGAAGTTTCTGACCAAGCCCAAGAAATATTAACAGAAATAGAAAATCAATTTGGGATGATTCCCAATCTTTTCAAAACCTACGCTTATTATCCCCCTTTATTAAAAGCTAATTGGCAAAAATTTCGGGCAACTATGGAAGGGGGAACATTATCACCAAAATTAAAACAAACCATTGCCGTATTAATTTCTCTGGATAATAGTACTGAATATTGCGTTTGCGCCCATTCTCGTGCCTTATTAAATATGGGAATTAGTGAAGAAGAATTAAAAAATATTCGTCATTTGATTGAGGTTTTAATCATGAGGAAAATTATTACAATGACTTTGGGTAGCCTGACTTTTTCAGGGTTTATCTTATTCGGATTGATATATCAAGCAGGAGGAGTGGAAAATTTCAAACTGCGTTATTTCGCCTTAACAGGTATTTTCCAAGATCAAACTAAGGAATTAGCAGATATTAGAAGCCAAAACTTAAATCCTGCTAAAAATACTCGTATTGAATTAAGTCAGCTTCTTAATGGTGGGCCTCCTAAAGACGGTATTCCTAGTATTGATAATCCCGTTTTTGATACTTCTCAAACAACTCCTTTTCCCCAAAATGAATTAGTAATTGGTGTAGTAGTTAATGGGGAAGCTAAAGCCTATCCTTTAGGTATTATGAATTGGCACGAAATCGTTAATGATACCGTAGGCGGTACTAACCTGACAATTACCTATTGTCCTTTATGTGATACTATTGTTGCTTTTGAAAGGGGTAATACTACTTTCGGAGTTTCTGGGAAACTCTATCAAAGTTGTCTAGTAATGTTCGATCGCAGCGATGATACTCTTTATTCTCAACCTTGGGCATTGGGAGTAGTGGGCAAAAATGTTAATACATCCTTAAATAGAGTAGCTGCCGTTAAAACAACCCTCGGAGACTGGTTAGAAAAATATCCAGATAGTAAAATTTTAGCGACAAAAACCGGGCATAATCGGGATTATTTTCGTTACCCTTATGGCAGTTATGACACTGATACTAAATTGATTTTCCCTGTCAGAAATCAAGAACAACTGCAACTGCATCCAAAAGCCATTGTTAGTTATATTTGGGAAGAAAATCAAAAAACACCCCATAATAGTTTTTCTGGTATTAGTCAACAATTTCCCCATGAAGAATTAAAAAAATTAGGAGAAAAAACCGTCAAATTTGGCGATCGCACTGTCAAAGCTCGTTGGGATACCGAATTAAACACAGTGATTGTGGAAGAATTAGACGGAAAAATTATCCCTAGTTCTACTGCTTTTGCCTTCGTTTATCCCAGTTTTTTTGATATTTTTTAA
- a CDS encoding peroxiredoxin-like family protein gives MNLQQELNNLSQQMQQKLSDDVKKIMAKTAQELIDSQISEKALKKGDKIPSFALPNSTGKLINISDILATSKAVISFYRGGWCPYCNLELKALQQRLPEIKEAGANLVAISPQTPDNSLSTIEKQELTFEVLSDVGNNVAKEFGLVFTVPEILRNIYHSFGIDLPKSNGDDSYTLPLPATYIVDRNGTIIYSFVDTDYTKRVDPQEIIDILKSL, from the coding sequence ATGAATTTACAACAAGAATTAAACAATCTTTCCCAACAAATGCAACAAAAATTATCCGATGATGTTAAAAAAATTATGGCAAAAACTGCTCAAGAATTAATTGACTCTCAAATCAGCGAAAAAGCCTTGAAAAAAGGCGATAAAATCCCTAGTTTTGCCTTACCTAACAGCACAGGTAAATTAATTAATATCAGTGATATTTTAGCCACATCAAAAGCCGTTATATCTTTTTATCGGGGAGGTTGGTGTCCATATTGTAACCTCGAATTAAAGGCTTTACAACAGCGATTGCCAGAAATAAAAGAAGCAGGGGCAAATTTAGTGGCTATATCTCCTCAAACTCCCGACAATTCCCTCTCAACTATTGAAAAACAAGAATTAACCTTTGAAGTTTTAAGCGATGTCGGTAACAATGTGGCGAAAGAATTTGGTTTAGTTTTTACAGTACCAGAAATTTTGCGTAATATCTACCACAGTTTTGGCATTGATTTACCTAAATCTAACGGCGATGACTCCTATACCTTACCCCTTCCTGCCACTTATATTGTGGATCGAAATGGTACTATTATTTATAGTTTTGTCGATACAGATTATACCAAAAGAGTTGATCCCCAAGAAATTATTGATATTTTAAAAAGTTTGTAG
- a CDS encoding putative iron-sulfur cluster-binding metallochaperone → MSNCFVCQQKGKPVKIVTLQNLLKTEVLAKLNTTLNYFFCGEENCPIVYFNQQGQIFIIEELKVPVYQKDKSKNIPVCYCFNWTRESIYQKIKETQQNDVENSIKAKMKAQLCACEIKNPQGSCCLTNVHQTIDNYSSEFELLNDDEMIVLTQN, encoded by the coding sequence ATGTCTAATTGTTTTGTTTGTCAACAAAAAGGAAAGCCAGTCAAAATTGTTACTCTTCAAAACTTACTTAAAACTGAAGTATTAGCTAAGTTAAATACAACTCTTAATTACTTTTTTTGTGGTGAAGAAAATTGTCCAATTGTTTATTTTAATCAACAAGGGCAAATTTTTATCATTGAAGAATTGAAAGTACCTGTTTATCAAAAAGATAAAAGCAAAAATATTCCTGTTTGTTATTGTTTTAATTGGACTAGAGAAAGTATTTATCAAAAAATAAAAGAAACTCAACAAAATGATGTGGAAAATTCCATTAAAGCGAAAATGAAAGCTCAACTTTGTGCTTGTGAAATCAAAAATCCTCAAGGTAGTTGTTGTTTAACTAATGTGCATCAAACTATTGATAATTACTCTTCTGAATTTGAATTACTTAATGATGATGAGATGATAGTATTAACCCAAAATTAG
- a CDS encoding sulfite exporter TauE/SafE family protein, which translates to MNFEYWYMFPFSIVIATIAMASGVEGATFFTPLFMLVLKLPPEVAIGTGLITEVFGFSSGLFAYIRKGLIDFKLGKKLLIVTIPLALIGTWLGKLISPSALKAMLGVGLFVIAQSFLSNPESEEIEVLDANIASHSRENPQTCLTSNDGETFCYTIANTTEGRLLSGIGALFLGMVSTGLGELNGYFLIQRCKVPSQVAVATSVFIVAITALIASVGHVLQFLQAGNDELMTVLSLVIFTAPGVLIGAQFGSMVASKLSQKLLERSMGILFIIVGAIVLFELAVKNQDLISSFIYISMI; encoded by the coding sequence ATGAACTTTGAATATTGGTATATGTTTCCTTTTTCCATCGTCATCGCTACTATTGCTATGGCTTCGGGAGTTGAGGGGGCGACTTTTTTTACTCCGTTATTTATGCTTGTGTTAAAATTACCGCCAGAAGTTGCTATTGGTACTGGTTTAATTACGGAAGTATTTGGTTTTTCTAGTGGTTTATTTGCTTATATTCGCAAAGGATTAATTGATTTTAAGTTAGGAAAAAAACTGTTAATTGTCACGATTCCTTTAGCTTTAATCGGTACATGGTTGGGTAAATTAATCTCCCCTTCTGCTTTAAAAGCGATGTTAGGAGTAGGTTTATTTGTCATCGCCCAAAGTTTTTTGAGTAATCCTGAATCAGAAGAAATAGAAGTTTTAGACGCAAATATAGCTAGTCATTCGAGAGAAAATCCTCAAACTTGTCTCACTAGCAATGATGGTGAAACTTTTTGTTATACCATAGCCAATACCACTGAGGGGCGATTACTTTCGGGAATTGGGGCGTTATTTTTAGGCATGGTATCTACGGGGTTAGGGGAGTTAAATGGTTATTTCTTGATTCAACGGTGTAAAGTGCCTTCTCAGGTGGCAGTGGCTACCAGTGTTTTTATCGTGGCTATTACTGCTTTAATCGCATCGGTAGGTCATGTATTACAATTTCTTCAAGCAGGAAATGATGAGTTGATGACAGTATTAAGTTTAGTTATTTTTACTGCACCGGGTGTTTTAATTGGTGCGCAATTTGGTTCAATGGTTGCCTCTAAATTGTCTCAAAAATTGTTGGAAAGAAGTATGGGTATTTTGTTTATTATTGTAGGTGCGATCGTACTTTTTGAATTGGCGGTTAAAAATCAAGATTTAATTTCTAGTTTTATATATATTAGTATGATATAA